Proteins found in one Pseudomonas mosselii genomic segment:
- a CDS encoding glycosyltransferase — protein sequence MERQQQRPFAAPAYMRAAAGFCAWALLAGLIALAAQMVAPQYLDPSHHQFIFIIGTLGMWRYGNAIVHYLRGMYFLHWRFPRLRRRVERLGDAALPSHMFMVVTSFRIPTHTTFKVYQSVFQEVQRLKVPCTVIASIVEKGDEQFIKDIMRDEVQGRDDIDLVIVRARGTGKRDGLAHAFRALSRQMPLDDAVVGVVDGDTMMLPGCVERAVKLFAVLPDVGGLTTNEFCEVEGSRWMRQWHSMRFVQRHINMCSMALSHRVLTLTGRLSFFRAGVMTDPGFIRDVEADFLEHWRLGRFQFLTGDDKSSWLSLMRAGWDTFYVPDSHTLTVEHPPSDSFWVATRQLMFRWYGNSLRQNFRATALLGRARLGLFTLYVLLDQRVSMWTCLMGLTASVVAGLVFGIQYLLVYLFWVLVSRSLVTVLFVFAGHPVSPMYPFVLYYNQIVGSLMKVYAMFHMDQQRWTRQKTTLATGSVDFDASLNRWSSKAMLCSSIAIFFGVITVLLELTQR from the coding sequence ATGGAACGACAGCAACAGCGGCCTTTCGCGGCCCCGGCGTACATGCGCGCGGCGGCCGGCTTCTGCGCCTGGGCGCTGCTCGCCGGGCTGATCGCCCTGGCCGCGCAGATGGTCGCGCCACAGTACCTGGACCCCAGCCACCACCAATTCATCTTCATCATCGGCACCCTGGGCATGTGGCGCTACGGCAACGCCATCGTCCACTACCTGCGCGGCATGTACTTTTTGCACTGGCGCTTCCCACGCCTGCGCCGCCGGGTCGAGCGCCTGGGCGACGCGGCCTTGCCGTCGCACATGTTCATGGTGGTGACCAGTTTTCGCATCCCCACCCATACCACCTTCAAGGTGTACCAGTCGGTGTTCCAGGAGGTGCAGCGGCTCAAGGTGCCGTGCACGGTGATTGCCTCGATCGTCGAGAAGGGCGACGAGCAGTTCATCAAGGACATCATGCGCGACGAGGTGCAGGGACGCGACGACATCGACCTGGTGATCGTCCGCGCCCGCGGCACCGGCAAGCGCGATGGCCTGGCCCATGCCTTCCGCGCGCTGTCGCGGCAGATGCCGCTGGACGACGCGGTGGTCGGCGTGGTCGACGGCGACACCATGATGCTACCCGGCTGCGTCGAGCGGGCGGTCAAGCTGTTCGCCGTGCTGCCCGACGTCGGCGGCCTGACCACCAACGAGTTCTGCGAGGTCGAAGGCAGCCGCTGGATGCGCCAGTGGCACTCGATGCGCTTCGTCCAGCGGCACATCAACATGTGCTCGATGGCCCTGTCGCACCGGGTGCTGACCCTCACCGGGCGGCTGTCGTTCTTCCGCGCCGGGGTGATGACCGACCCTGGCTTCATCCGCGATGTCGAGGCGGATTTTCTCGAGCACTGGCGCCTGGGCCGCTTCCAGTTCCTCACCGGCGACGACAAGTCGAGCTGGCTGAGCCTGATGCGCGCCGGCTGGGACACCTTCTACGTGCCCGACAGCCACACCCTGACCGTCGAGCACCCGCCCAGCGACAGTTTCTGGGTGGCCACCCGCCAGCTGATGTTCCGCTGGTACGGCAACTCGCTGCGCCAGAACTTTCGCGCCACCGCCCTGCTCGGCCGCGCGCGCCTGGGACTGTTCACCCTCTATGTACTGCTCGACCAGCGGGTGTCGATGTGGACCTGCCTGATGGGCCTGACCGCCTCGGTGGTGGCCGGCCTGGTGTTCGGCATCCAGTACCTGCTGGTGTACCTGTTCTGGGTGCTGGTCTCGCGCAGCCTGGTGACGGTGCTGTTCGTCTTCGCCGGGCACCCGGTCAGCCCGATGTACCCGTTCGTTCTCTATTACAACCAGATCGTCGGTTCGCTGATGAAGGTCTACGCGATGTTCCACATGGACCAGCAACGCTGGACGCGGCAGAAGACCACCCTGGCCACCGGCAGCGTCGACTTCGACGCCAGCCTCAACCGCTGGTCCTCGAAGGCGATGCTGTGCTCCTCGATCGCCATCTTCTTCGGGGTCATCACCGTTCTCCTGGAACTCACGCAACGTTAA
- a CDS encoding PilZ domain-containing protein, protein MSTSNTPAAPGKTAANIVHEAIDERQYVRTRMHARVRLSGAGHEPFEADLADISLGGIGLLHEAPLTVGALYDASIQLRLNQVDLSIDGKVRIVSQRGKEVGAQFVDLDAQKRDILRYLISAYLSGEVADINGLFNVMQRENYIKARKHQQASARTPAERLKAVAGTALYAAAGLAALGFVGYKGYLLFFRIPALQATVAGNAQVISMPDNGYVKYLLPDGASEVQAGQPLANISTQLATSFTSPADMKALADLAPGDLQALLGRASVETVINSPCDCQVWYPSPPLNGYGYKAAPMMHLLPKNEGLFVRANVPFDKLADVGRVRSVDMQVFGLDQHFSGTVVDARSDELNHNLALTIQPDSPLPAAAYQKAVAVDLYLGLPFGNGN, encoded by the coding sequence ATGAGTACTTCGAATACCCCGGCGGCCCCGGGCAAGACCGCGGCCAACATCGTCCACGAGGCCATCGACGAGCGTCAGTACGTGCGCACCCGCATGCACGCCCGGGTGCGCCTGTCCGGCGCCGGACACGAACCGTTCGAGGCCGACCTTGCCGATATCTCGCTGGGTGGCATCGGCCTGCTGCACGAGGCGCCACTGACCGTCGGCGCGCTGTACGACGCCTCGATCCAGCTGCGTCTGAACCAGGTGGACCTGTCGATCGACGGCAAGGTGCGCATCGTCTCCCAGCGCGGCAAGGAGGTCGGCGCGCAGTTCGTCGACCTCGACGCGCAAAAGCGCGACATCCTGCGCTACCTGATCAGCGCTTATCTGTCGGGCGAAGTCGCAGACATCAATGGCCTGTTCAACGTGATGCAGCGCGAGAACTACATCAAGGCGCGCAAACACCAGCAGGCCAGCGCCCGCACCCCGGCCGAGCGCCTCAAGGCCGTGGCCGGCACCGCGCTTTACGCCGCCGCCGGCCTGGCCGCCCTGGGCTTCGTTGGCTACAAGGGCTACCTGCTGTTCTTCCGCATCCCGGCGCTGCAGGCCACGGTCGCCGGCAATGCCCAGGTCATCAGCATGCCGGACAACGGCTACGTGAAGTACCTGCTGCCGGACGGCGCCAGCGAGGTGCAGGCCGGCCAGCCGCTGGCGAACATCTCCACCCAGTTGGCCACCAGCTTCACCAGCCCGGCGGACATGAAGGCTCTGGCCGACCTCGCCCCGGGCGACCTGCAGGCGCTGCTGGGCCGCGCCAGCGTCGAGACGGTGATCAACAGCCCGTGCGACTGCCAGGTCTGGTACCCGTCGCCGCCGCTGAACGGCTATGGCTACAAGGCCGCGCCGATGATGCACCTGCTGCCGAAGAACGAGGGCTTGTTCGTGCGCGCCAACGTGCCGTTCGACAAGCTCGCCGATGTCGGCCGCGTGCGCTCGGTGGACATGCAGGTGTTCGGCCTCGACCAGCACTTCAGCGGCACCGTGGTCGACGCCCGCTCCGACGAGCTGAACCACAACCTGGCGCTGACCATCCAGCCGGACAGCCCACTGCCGGCGGCGGCCTACCAGAAGGCCGTGGCGGTCGACCTGTACCTGGGCCTGCCGTTCGGCAACGGCAACTGA
- a CDS encoding tetratricopeptide repeat protein produces the protein MNAKKAPRLLLAGLGLAWAGSGWAGQSLEQIRYALYKDPSADVTSDLRALAERGDLASKQLLGDVLANSDNANRQDIVSLYQEAFADGHGQIPALASLARLLDRTPRLQRSHEAWVRQALARYPNDRDPRSTSTSLEVFLVYPQLFPGERAAELLALYEQSCLLNCRPELYRAVVAERQGDRAAAERWYQQAARIDPRGIERYYRFLGERQDPAFLAFARSLEPEMASLPVEVVQRIGALLDSIHGTTRAELDAEREQRQSRAMGPKVEPTPEQLARDKADDQLRADGIAEAQRWLDNAVARGYLPAQVSKANFMISNPTEHNAEQAQALIAQVRAKDPTRAKALDAAFYMVNNWLTLDPQKSQALIDELIAAHYPDAQLLLGDLYSKGGLDQPDQERALAIWQRLAEQGSTAAWYRMATVHLRGRAICHDPVKAYTYARIALDLGETRARGLIKRLDKTLPKDDIERALAARNDLLKEATL, from the coding sequence ATGAACGCCAAGAAAGCCCCGCGCCTGTTGCTGGCCGGTCTCGGCCTGGCCTGGGCCGGCAGCGGCTGGGCCGGGCAGAGCCTGGAGCAGATCCGCTACGCGCTGTACAAGGACCCAAGCGCCGACGTCACGAGCGACCTGCGCGCCCTCGCCGAGCGTGGCGACCTGGCCTCCAAGCAGCTGCTCGGCGATGTGCTGGCCAACAGCGACAATGCCAACCGCCAGGACATCGTGAGCCTGTACCAGGAGGCCTTCGCCGATGGCCACGGCCAGATCCCGGCGCTGGCCTCGCTGGCACGCCTGCTCGACCGCACCCCGCGCCTGCAGCGCAGCCACGAGGCGTGGGTGCGTCAGGCCCTGGCCCGCTACCCCAACGACCGTGATCCGCGCAGCACCAGCACCAGCCTGGAGGTGTTCCTGGTCTATCCGCAGCTGTTCCCCGGCGAGCGCGCCGCCGAACTGCTGGCGCTGTACGAACAGAGCTGCCTGCTCAACTGCCGCCCCGAGCTATACCGCGCCGTGGTCGCCGAGCGCCAGGGCGACCGAGCCGCCGCCGAGCGCTGGTACCAGCAGGCGGCACGCATCGACCCGCGCGGCATCGAGCGCTACTACCGCTTCCTCGGCGAGCGCCAGGACCCGGCCTTCCTCGCCTTCGCCCGTAGCCTGGAGCCAGAGATGGCCAGTCTGCCGGTGGAGGTGGTGCAGCGCATCGGCGCGCTGCTGGACAGCATCCACGGCACCACCCGCGCCGAGCTGGATGCCGAGCGCGAGCAGCGCCAGAGTCGCGCCATGGGCCCCAAGGTCGAGCCGACGCCCGAGCAACTGGCCCGCGACAAGGCCGACGACCAGCTGCGCGCCGACGGCATCGCCGAGGCCCAGCGCTGGCTGGACAACGCCGTCGCCCGCGGCTACCTGCCGGCGCAGGTGTCCAAGGCCAACTTCATGATTTCCAACCCCACCGAGCACAACGCCGAGCAGGCCCAGGCGCTGATCGCCCAGGTGCGGGCCAAGGACCCGACCCGGGCCAAGGCGCTGGACGCGGCGTTCTACATGGTCAACAACTGGCTGACCCTGGATCCGCAAAAGTCCCAGGCGCTGATCGACGAACTGATCGCCGCCCATTACCCCGACGCGCAACTGCTGCTGGGCGACCTGTACAGCAAGGGCGGCCTCGACCAGCCCGACCAGGAACGCGCCCTGGCCATCTGGCAGCGACTGGCCGAACAGGGCTCGACCGCGGCCTGGTACCGCATGGCCACTGTGCACCTGCGCGGCCGGGCCATCTGCCACGACCCGGTCAAGGCCTACACCTACGCCCGCATCGCCCTAGACCTGGGCGAGACCCGTGCCCGTGGCCTGATCAAGCGGTTGGACAAGACCTTGCCCAAGGATGACATCGAGCGCGCCCTGGCCGCGCGCAACGATCTGTTGAAGGAGGCCACCCTGTGA
- a CDS encoding alginate export family protein, with product MKAHPPLLGALLALAPLTVLAGEEVTGPEADSSAPVRVATVDGSEPVITSEFFNKLTVQTGYGPQDAQVGRERESFYSLRYEPSFAWYSPEKRWARWMVYGRLWLTYDSSQSSNLANESTNNNEREQPEGWYAELRELYVKRNLIGDDPRFSLSFGRQRFYDDYGIWWDDSLESLRFNYQDTFSDAFVAVGQKFRNYNTDVNSLAASEARTLYLMGQYAYRWSPNNQVGMRLMQENDRSGHDVDDRYDFKGWRYGLFFKGDNLPLASDYHLELAALDGTMDNTAGNGVTSTGHGSRGWAALGEVGKRFETLPWTPRVALRGGLTDKPDDDNDGFRLNPIQSDRITRQGSYSTRLASSFVALDLRNLSYYGLALETRPTARSALDLRVTQLNLRDEGGALPIRMAADARARRQSELNAGLHGKGDNVGQMIDLNYYWKMFPVALDGKHLDVNTLVSASYLNAGSALDSGDDYQLSVGVVISY from the coding sequence GTGAAAGCCCATCCACCCCTGCTCGGCGCCCTGCTCGCCCTGGCGCCCCTGACAGTGCTGGCGGGCGAGGAAGTCACCGGCCCCGAGGCCGACAGCAGCGCGCCGGTGCGCGTCGCGACCGTTGACGGCAGCGAGCCGGTGATCACCTCGGAGTTCTTCAACAAGCTCACCGTGCAGACCGGCTACGGGCCTCAGGACGCCCAGGTCGGCCGCGAGCGCGAAAGCTTCTACAGCCTGCGCTACGAGCCGTCGTTCGCCTGGTACTCGCCGGAAAAACGCTGGGCCAGATGGATGGTCTACGGCCGCCTGTGGCTGACCTACGACTCCAGCCAGTCGAGCAACCTGGCCAACGAGTCGACCAACAACAATGAACGCGAGCAACCCGAGGGCTGGTACGCCGAGCTGCGCGAGCTGTACGTCAAGCGCAACCTGATCGGCGACGACCCGCGTTTTTCGCTGTCGTTCGGTCGCCAGCGCTTCTACGACGACTACGGTATCTGGTGGGACGACAGCCTGGAGTCGCTGCGCTTCAACTACCAGGACACCTTCAGCGATGCCTTCGTCGCGGTCGGACAGAAATTTCGCAACTACAACACCGACGTCAATTCGCTGGCCGCAAGCGAAGCGCGCACGCTGTACCTGATGGGCCAGTACGCCTATCGCTGGAGCCCGAACAACCAGGTCGGCATGCGCCTGATGCAGGAGAACGACCGCAGCGGCCACGACGTCGACGACCGCTACGACTTCAAGGGTTGGCGCTACGGGTTGTTCTTCAAGGGCGACAATCTGCCGCTGGCCAGCGACTACCACCTGGAACTGGCGGCACTGGACGGCACGATGGACAACACCGCCGGCAACGGCGTCACCAGCACCGGCCACGGCAGCCGCGGCTGGGCAGCGCTGGGCGAGGTCGGCAAGCGTTTCGAGACCTTGCCCTGGACCCCGCGCGTGGCCCTGCGCGGCGGCCTGACCGACAAGCCGGACGACGACAACGACGGCTTTCGGCTCAACCCGATCCAGTCCGACCGCATCACCCGCCAGGGCTCGTACAGCACGCGCCTGGCCAGCTCGTTCGTCGCCCTCGACCTGCGCAACCTGAGCTACTACGGCTTGGCCCTGGAGACCCGGCCCACGGCGCGCAGCGCCCTGGACCTGCGGGTGACCCAGCTCAACCTGCGCGATGAAGGCGGCGCCCTGCCGATCCGCATGGCCGCCGATGCCCGCGCCCGGCGCCAGAGCGAACTGAACGCCGGCCTGCATGGCAAGGGCGACAACGTCGGCCAGATGATCGACCTCAACTACTACTGGAAGATGTTCCCGGTAGCCCTCGACGGCAAGCACCTGGACGTCAACACCCTGGTCAGCGCCAGCTACCTCAACGCAGGCAGCGCGCTGGACAGCGGCGACGACTACCAGCTGAGTGTCGGCGTGGTGATCAGCTACTAA
- a CDS encoding MBOAT family O-acyltransferase: MIFASNVFLFLYLPLFLAIYYLARPQWRSLVIVAASYVFYAWWRPDFLLLFVAITAWNYGFGLLIKARLDAGDKRRALRLLWLGVVGNLATLGYFKYANFGAEVLALLLAPLGINTWTLENIFLPLGISFYVFHALSYIVDIYRKDATPTRSFIDFAAFVALFPHLVAGPILRYSQLAPQLRQRSHSLELFSLGVCRFMLGFIMKVLIADRLAPINVLFVGEGTLQFSDAWFGLVVSTLQLYFDFAGYSHMALGLALMMGFRFPENFNQPYVSQSITEFWSRWHMTLAHFLRDYVYLPLVRKRVAGALPALVWTMLLSGLWHGASFAFICWGLFFGIGMVLERRFNLATKVTTPYHLGRNLRTALLIILSMPLFFTMDLRHSLQIYQALLGFNGFGSLELYVLGASKMAMAFALVAVAWLILAGINNVRFYAGNKEGYFMRHVGVLHSLLLWGGFLLALSSLAASSFSPFLYFQF; this comes from the coding sequence ATGATCTTCGCCTCCAACGTCTTCCTGTTCCTCTACCTGCCGCTGTTCCTGGCCATCTACTACCTGGCCCGGCCGCAGTGGCGCTCGCTGGTGATCGTCGCCGCCAGCTACGTGTTCTACGCCTGGTGGCGCCCGGACTTTTTGCTGCTGTTCGTCGCCATCACCGCCTGGAACTACGGCTTCGGTCTGCTCATCAAGGCGCGCCTGGACGCCGGCGACAAACGCCGCGCCCTGCGCCTGCTGTGGCTTGGCGTGGTCGGCAACCTGGCCACGCTCGGCTACTTCAAGTACGCCAACTTCGGCGCCGAGGTGCTGGCCCTGCTGCTGGCGCCGCTAGGCATCAACACCTGGACCCTGGAAAACATCTTCCTGCCGCTGGGTATCTCGTTCTACGTGTTCCATGCCCTGAGCTACATCGTCGACATCTACCGCAAGGATGCCACGCCCACCCGTAGCTTCATCGACTTCGCCGCCTTCGTCGCGCTGTTCCCGCACCTGGTGGCGGGGCCGATCCTGCGCTACAGCCAGCTCGCCCCGCAGCTGCGCCAGCGCAGCCACTCGCTTGAGCTGTTCTCGCTGGGGGTGTGCCGTTTCATGCTCGGCTTCATCATGAAGGTGCTGATCGCCGACCGCCTGGCGCCGATCAACGTGCTGTTCGTCGGCGAAGGCACCCTGCAATTCAGCGATGCCTGGTTCGGCCTGGTGGTCTCGACCCTGCAGCTGTACTTCGACTTCGCCGGCTACAGCCACATGGCCCTGGGCCTGGCGCTGATGATGGGGTTCCGCTTCCCGGAAAACTTCAACCAGCCCTATGTGTCGCAGAGCATCACCGAGTTCTGGTCGCGCTGGCACATGACCCTGGCGCATTTCTTGCGCGACTACGTGTACCTGCCGCTGGTACGCAAGCGCGTGGCCGGCGCCCTGCCGGCGCTGGTATGGACCATGCTGCTGTCGGGCCTGTGGCACGGGGCCAGTTTCGCCTTCATCTGCTGGGGGCTTTTCTTCGGCATCGGCATGGTGCTGGAGCGCAGGTTCAACCTCGCGACCAAGGTCACCACGCCCTATCACCTGGGTCGCAACCTGCGCACCGCGCTGCTGATCATCCTGAGCATGCCGCTGTTCTTCACCATGGACCTGCGCCACAGCCTGCAGATCTACCAGGCGCTGCTGGGCTTCAACGGTTTCGGTTCGCTGGAGCTCTACGTGCTCGGCGCCTCGAAGATGGCCATGGCCTTCGCCCTGGTGGCGGTCGCCTGGCTGATCCTGGCCGGGATCAACAACGTGCGCTTCTACGCCGGCAACAAGGAAGGCTACTTCATGCGTCACGTCGGCGTGCTGCACAGCCTGCTGCTGTGGGGCGGCTTCCTGCTGGCGCTGAGCAGCCTGGCGGCCAGTTCGTTCTCGCCGTTCCTGTATTTCCAGTTCTAG
- a CDS encoding alginate O-acetyltransferase, which produces MYPVMNSAGKANGVVFALALAAMFVYSLPPVLSFARAQTDSWNLFVDGKLLRKFEQVYDKRLFLRAPSQRLWADAQFQLFGEGTKGVVLGKDGWLYTNQEYRVPNDLDASLASQLEQIVKVQRQLAEHGKHLVLLPLPMKLDIYARHAERAFDPRVHSLYDRFVADLQLRRLDVVPLRDAYLRHLAGPRLFLKSDTHWSPDGARLSAYELARQRPQLLGDQVYVSHKAGDKTVNGDLMNYLQFDHARLAPQFGPNPIELYETLQAEQDSDALFAEQSQSLLLVGTSYSKIDDWNFVGFLKEALNRDLLSIAVEARGPFEAMNQFLAGDQLQNPQIDTVVWEFPLRTLLAHRPGALTRSAQPGHF; this is translated from the coding sequence ATGTACCCGGTGATGAATTCGGCCGGCAAGGCCAACGGTGTGGTCTTCGCCCTGGCGCTGGCGGCGATGTTCGTCTATTCGCTGCCGCCGGTGCTGAGCTTCGCCCGCGCCCAGACCGACAGCTGGAACCTGTTTGTCGATGGCAAGCTGCTGCGCAAGTTCGAACAGGTCTACGACAAGCGCCTGTTCCTGCGCGCACCTTCACAGCGGCTGTGGGCCGACGCCCAGTTCCAGCTGTTCGGCGAAGGCACCAAGGGCGTGGTGCTGGGCAAGGACGGCTGGCTCTACACCAACCAGGAATACCGCGTGCCCAACGACCTGGACGCCAGCCTGGCGAGCCAGCTGGAGCAAATCGTCAAAGTCCAGAGGCAACTGGCCGAGCACGGCAAGCACCTGGTGCTGCTGCCGCTGCCGATGAAGCTGGATATCTACGCCAGACACGCCGAGCGCGCCTTCGATCCGCGGGTGCACAGCCTCTACGACCGCTTCGTCGCCGACCTGCAGCTACGCCGGCTGGACGTGGTGCCACTGCGCGACGCCTACCTGCGCCACCTGGCCGGCCCACGGCTGTTCCTCAAGTCCGACACCCACTGGAGCCCGGACGGCGCGCGCCTGTCGGCCTATGAACTGGCCCGCCAGCGCCCGCAGCTGCTCGGCGACCAGGTGTACGTCTCGCACAAGGCCGGTGACAAGACGGTCAATGGCGACCTGATGAACTACCTGCAGTTCGACCATGCGCGCCTGGCGCCGCAGTTCGGCCCCAACCCGATCGAGCTGTACGAGACCCTCCAGGCCGAACAGGACAGCGACGCGCTGTTCGCCGAACAGTCGCAAAGCCTGCTGCTGGTGGGCACCAGCTACAGCAAGATCGACGACTGGAACTTCGTCGGGTTCCTCAAGGAGGCGCTCAACCGCGACCTGCTGTCCATCGCCGTGGAGGCCCGCGGGCCGTTCGAGGCGATGAACCAGTTCCTCGCCGGCGACCAGTTGCAGAACCCGCAGATCGATACCGTGGTCTGGGAGTTCCCCCTGCGCACCCTGTTGGCCCATCGTCCCGGCGCGCTGACCCGCAGCGCCCAGCCCGGGCATTTCTGA
- a CDS encoding alginate O-acetyltransferase AlgF, with the protein MKLSPLFTALALAAASHTALAAEGNADLYDAVAPADSAFVRVLNLSDSNVEVALSGKLNPQKVAPGQLSGYRFVPAGVHRIGIGAKAIEPNLAANAASTVVYDGKQLQLIADQYVNEPKKAQVAFYNLTPAQATLRTADGKHEVVKALASGQTGARMVNEIKIDFAAYVGDQEVASFDELFLKKGRSYSYVLLPGNRSLSLANSIDPTE; encoded by the coding sequence ATGAAGCTTTCACCCCTGTTCACCGCCCTGGCGCTGGCCGCCGCCAGCCACACTGCCCTGGCCGCCGAAGGCAACGCCGACCTGTACGACGCCGTGGCCCCGGCCGATTCGGCGTTCGTGCGCGTACTCAACCTGTCCGACAGCAATGTCGAGGTGGCCCTGAGCGGCAAGCTCAACCCGCAGAAGGTCGCCCCCGGTCAGCTCAGCGGCTACCGCTTCGTGCCGGCCGGCGTGCACAGGATCGGCATCGGCGCCAAGGCCATCGAACCGAACCTGGCGGCCAACGCCGCCAGCACCGTGGTCTATGACGGCAAGCAGTTGCAGTTGATCGCCGACCAGTACGTCAACGAGCCGAAGAAGGCCCAGGTGGCCTTCTACAACCTGACGCCAGCCCAGGCCACGCTGCGCACCGCCGACGGCAAGCACGAGGTGGTCAAGGCCCTGGCCAGTGGCCAGACCGGCGCGCGCATGGTCAACGAGATCAAGATCGACTTCGCCGCCTATGTCGGCGACCAGGAAGTGGCCAGCTTCGACGAGCTGTTCCTCAAGAAGGGCCGCTCGTACAGCTATGTGCTGCTGCCAGGCAACCGCAGCCTGAGCCTGGCCAACAGCATCGACCCGACCGAGTGA
- a CDS encoding alginate O-acetyltransferase AlgX-related protein: MNTLLPLGLAATLALLGTQAKAAEPARPGCENLQCMVCPALAEPQHYAEGRMKLMRQIVPGKERWLFRSMVDLTNDFGIPAPMRPEFARLMNAFHRQGIQVAMAIQPTRGLMHRDKLYPDQLHGFDYPRASRNLDSYLGQLRQAGAVVAPMMQLVRQPPQAEYFFRRDHHWTPSGAEATAKLMAEEIRRQPFYDSLTKKRYSTEPGVMVPKDGTLNLALSYICGNNYGFQYVRGYQTVPLTDSSDALFDEAPDPEVILVGDSNAAAREDESKQFNFDGYLKQYLEADVLNYALPGVGEDGSLLEYLLSADYKPEAPPKLIVWELPANYRLDSPLMYRQLVPAIHGGCKASREILGTKLQHPPLKVGERIELLSNAGGARQAVSKGFLDIRLSDRSVKDFYIIVYYDNGARDKVWFRREAAVSGGQYYLELSKAPEFAGANLLSVFLEPTKAGTAATDVETRLCL; this comes from the coding sequence ATGAACACCCTCCTCCCCCTCGGCCTTGCGGCCACCCTGGCCCTGCTCGGCACGCAGGCAAAGGCCGCCGAGCCCGCCCGGCCCGGCTGCGAAAACCTGCAGTGCATGGTCTGCCCGGCCCTGGCCGAACCGCAGCACTATGCCGAAGGGCGCATGAAGCTGATGCGCCAGATCGTCCCCGGCAAGGAGCGCTGGCTGTTCCGCTCGATGGTCGACCTGACCAATGACTTCGGCATTCCCGCGCCCATGCGCCCGGAGTTCGCCCGGCTGATGAACGCGTTCCACCGCCAGGGCATCCAGGTGGCCATGGCGATCCAGCCGACCCGCGGCCTGATGCACCGCGACAAGCTCTACCCCGATCAACTGCACGGATTCGACTACCCGCGCGCCAGCCGCAACCTAGACAGCTACCTGGGGCAACTGCGTCAGGCCGGTGCGGTGGTGGCGCCGATGATGCAGTTGGTGCGCCAGCCACCCCAGGCTGAGTACTTCTTCCGCCGCGACCACCACTGGACGCCGAGCGGCGCCGAGGCGACGGCCAAACTGATGGCCGAAGAGATCCGCCGCCAGCCGTTCTACGACAGCCTGACCAAAAAGCGCTACAGCACCGAGCCCGGCGTGATGGTGCCCAAGGACGGCACCCTGAACCTGGCCTTGAGCTACATCTGCGGCAACAACTACGGTTTCCAGTACGTGCGCGGCTACCAGACCGTGCCGCTGACCGACAGCAGCGATGCCCTGTTCGACGAGGCGCCCGACCCCGAGGTGATCCTGGTCGGCGACAGCAACGCCGCGGCTCGCGAGGACGAGAGCAAGCAGTTCAACTTCGACGGCTACCTGAAACAGTACCTGGAGGCGGATGTCCTCAACTACGCCCTGCCCGGCGTGGGCGAGGACGGCTCGCTGCTGGAGTACCTGCTGTCCGCCGACTACAAGCCCGAGGCGCCGCCCAAGCTGATCGTCTGGGAACTGCCGGCCAACTACCGCCTGGATTCGCCGTTGATGTACCGCCAGTTGGTGCCGGCGATACACGGCGGCTGCAAGGCGTCCAGGGAAATCCTTGGCACGAAATTGCAGCATCCGCCACTCAAGGTCGGCGAGCGCATAGAGTTGCTGAGCAATGCTGGCGGCGCCCGGCAGGCCGTGTCCAAGGGCTTTCTCGATATCCGCCTGAGCGACAGGAGCGTCAAGGACTTCTACATCATCGTCTATTACGACAATGGCGCCCGCGACAAGGTGTGGTTCCGCCGCGAGGCGGCCGTAAGCGGCGGCCAGTACTACCTGGAACTGAGCAAGGCCCCCGAGTTCGCCGGCGCCAACCTGCTTTCGGTGTTCCTCGAACCAACCAAGGCCGGCACCGCCGCCACCGATGTGGAGACCCGCCTGTGCCTGTGA